The nucleotide window CGAGCGGCTCGCCGCCTCGGGTGACCCCGCCACCCGGAAGGAGGCGGCCGCGGCCATCGCCCACGCCCGGAACACCCTCGGCATCGCGCTCGCCCGTACGGGCCGCCTGCAAGACGCCGCCGCCCAGATCGAGCAGAGCGTGGCTGCCGCCCTGGCCGAAGAGCTCCTCCAGCCGGCGTGCCGCGGCTACACGAACCTGTCCGTCCTCTACGGCAGCCTCGACCCGGGCCGCGCCATCGAGACCTGCCAGCGGGGGCTTGCCATGGCGCGGAAGATCGGCGACCTGGGATTCCAGGCGCGGCTCCACGCCAACCTCGCCGTGGCCTACTGCGCCCTCACCAACCGCTGTGAGGAGCAGGGGATCGGCGCCGCCCAAGCGGCCATCGAGCTGGACCGCCGGCTCGGCCAGCTCGACCACCTGGCCATCCCCTTGATCGTCCTCGGCCAGATCCACCAGTGCCACGGCGGCGACCCGGCCGAGGCGCGCCGCTGCTACGAGGAGGCCCTCACCCTCGCCGAGCCGGTGGGCGACCCCCAGCTCCTGTTTCCCTGCTACGATGGGCTCGGTACGCTCTATCTCGACCAGGGAGACGAGGAGCGGGCCGAACAGTACATGCGGCGGGCCCAGGAGATCTGCGAGCGCGCCGGCATCGACCCCGACTCCCTCGTCGTCCTGCCGTTTCTCGAGTAGGGACTCTTTGCTCCGAAGGAGGTGCACCTGACGATGAGCTCGTTCCAACGGCTCGAGCCCGGCGACCGGGCTCCCGACTTCACCCTCCCGGCGGTCAACCGCGAGGGGACCGTCTCTCTCGGGGAGTTCCGCGGCAAGCGACCGGTGCTCCTCGCCCTGTTCCGGGGGCTCCACTGCCCGTTTTGCCGCCGCCAGCTCGTGCAGCTGACCGCGATGCGGGAGAAAGTCAATCGCGCGGGGGTCGAGACGCTGGCCGTCGTCAACACCCCCCTCGACCGGGCCCGTCTCTACTTCAAGTACCACCCGACGCGCGTCCTCCTGGCCGCCGACCCGGAGGCCGGCACCCACCGCCTCTTCCGCCTGCCCGCGTTCGAGCTCGGGGAGGTGTCGGAGTGGCCCCTGCGGACGACCGCGGAAGAGTTCGGCGCCGTGCGCGTCAACCCGAGTGGCGAGCTGGCAGTGGCGCTACAGCCGATGGAGGCCAACGACGAGCTGAACCGGCGAGAAGGATTCCAGCTGACCGAGGTGGACCAGCAGATCCTCAGGGCACACGGCACGCAGCTGGCCGGCCACTTTCTGATAGACCGGGAGGGGATCGTCCGCTGGACCCACGTCGAGGCGTGGGAGCGGATCGGTGACCTGACGATCTTCCCCTCCGAGGAGGAGATCCTGGCAGCCGCCCGCGCGCTTCCGCGATGAGACGCGTCGCCACGCTCGTTCTCGTGTTCTTCATGGGCGCGTGCGCCGGTCATTGATCAGGCGCTCAGTTACCTCACGAAGGCGTTCTTTCAGCTCGGGGATTACGAGGTCGCCTCGTACTACGCGCGCGCCACGCTGCAGCACAACCAGGAGAACAAGTTCGTCCTGCCCTACATCGAGCAGATCCGCCGTGCCCCACGAGGAGCATCTCCAACCGGGCGCAAGTAGCCCGGCGGCACCCTGATTCCGCGCCAGGCCGTGGCGGTCTCGCTGGGCGAGGCTCGACGCCGGATGCCGGACACCAGAGCTTGCAGACGGGCCGGCGCGCGCTGCACGCGGGAGTGCTCCTCGGTCACCTTGGCGATCGCCGACGGAAAGACGACCAGGACGATCTCACCGCCCAGCGCGGCGGACGGGGCGAGAATTCCCTCGAATCCGGCCACCCGGGCGGCGTCCCCGAGCGCCTGGCACCGGGTCAGGTCATCGCCGGTGAGGTCGGCTTCGGTCAGCGCGAGGACGTCGCGCACCCCAGGATCGGTCAGGTCCAGCACCCGGAGATTCTCGACCCGCGCGCCCCCGATCCGGCGCCGGATCTCGAAGGGCGAGAGCTCGCTCGAGGTGTGGTGGCGCAGGAGCTCGACCCACGCCCCGCGCTCGGTGGTCGAGGCGTACCAGGCTCCCCGGTCCCCCGCGCGATGATACCGGCCAGGCCCGGCCGCTGGCGTTGCCACGTCCAGGAGGTGTCGCGTCGGCGCGCACTGGCGCCACACGCGACCGCTGAAAATCCGCACCCGGGCGGCGGCGATTCCGCCGCCCGGGCTAGACGTAGGCGCCCTCGACGTAGGCGGCCGCGGCCTCCCGCACGGCCTGAGTCTCGCCGGCGGCCAAGGCCTCGAGCGGT belongs to Candidatus Rokuibacteriota bacterium and includes:
- a CDS encoding AhpC/TSA family protein; the encoded protein is MSSFQRLEPGDRAPDFTLPAVNREGTVSLGEFRGKRPVLLALFRGLHCPFCRRQLVQLTAMREKVNRAGVETLAVVNTPLDRARLYFKYHPTRVLLAADPEAGTHRLFRLPAFELGEVSEWPLRTTAEEFGAVRVNPSGELAVALQPMEANDELNRREGFQLTEVDQQILRAHGTQLAGHFLIDREGIVRWTHVEAWERIGDLTIFPSEEEILAAARALPR
- a CDS encoding RES family NAD+ phosphorylase, with protein sequence MRIFSGRVWRQCAPTRHLLDVATPAAGPGRYHRAGDRGAWYASTTERGAWVELLRHHTSSELSPFEIRRRIGGARVENLRVLDLTDPGVRDVLALTEADLTGDDLTRCQALGDAARVAGFEGILAPSAALGGEIVLVVFPSAIAKVTEEHSRVQRAPARLQALVSGIRRRASPSETATAWRGIRVPPGYLRPVGDAPRGARRICSM